One genomic segment of Rhinopithecus roxellana isolate Shanxi Qingling chromosome 6, ASM756505v1, whole genome shotgun sequence includes these proteins:
- the GIGYF1 gene encoding GRB10-interacting GYF protein 1 isoform X3, which yields MAAETLNFGPEWLRALSGGGSVASPPPSPAMPKYKLADYRYGREEMLALYVKENKVPEELQDKEFAAVLQDEPLQPLALEPLTEEEQRNFSLSVNSVAVLRLMGKGAGPPLTGTSRGRGSTRSRGRGRGDSCFYQRSIEEGDGAFGRSPREIQRSQSWDDRGERRFEKSARRDGARCGFEEGGAGPRKEHARSDSENWRSLREEQEEEEEGSWRLGAGPRRDGDRWRSASPDGGPRSAGWREHGERRRKFEFDLRGDRGGCGEEEGRGGGGSSHLRRCRVPDGFEEDKDGLPEWCLDDEDEEMGTFDASGAFLPLKKGPKEPIPEEQELDFQGLEEEEEPSEGLEEEGPEAGGKELTPLPPQEEKSSSPSPLPTLGPLWGTNGDGDEAAEKEPPVAEDDIRGIQLSPGVGSPAGPPGDLEDDEGLKHLQQEAEKLVASLQDSSLEEEQFTAAMQTQGLRHSAAATALPLSHGAARKWFYKDPQGEIQGPFTTQEMAEWFQAGYFSMSLLVKRGCDEGFQPLGEVIKMWGRVPFAPGPSPPPLLGNMDQERLKKQQELAAAALYQQLQHQQFLQLVSSRQLPQCALREKAALGDLTPPPPQQQQQQQLTAFLQQLQALKPPRGGDQNLLPTMSRSLSVPDSGRLWDVHTSASSQSGGEASLWDIPINSSTQGPILEQLQLQHKFQERREVELRAKREEEERKRREEKRRQQQQEEQKRRQEEEELFRRKQVRQQELLLKLLQQQQQAVPVPPAPSSPPPLWAGLAKQGLSMKTLLELQLEGERQLHKQPPPREPARAQAPNHRVQLGGLGTAPLNQWVSEAGPLWSGPDKSGGGSSGLGLWEDTTKSGGSLVRSLGLKNSRSSPSLSDSYSHLSGRPIRKKTEEEEKLLKLLQGIPRPQDGFTQWCEQMLHTLSATGSLDVPMAVAILKEVESPYDVHDYIRSCLGDTLEAKEFAKQFLERRAKQKASQQRQQQQEAWLSSASLQTAFQANHSTKLGPGEGSKAKRRALMLHSDPSILGYSLHGSSGEIESVDDY from the exons CCCTGCCATGCCCAAATACAAGTTGGCTGATTACCGCTATGGACGAGAGGAGATGCTGGCCCTCTACGTCAAGGAGAACAAG GTCCCAGAAGAGCTGCAGGACAAGGAGTTTGCCGCGGTGCTGCAGGACGAGCCACTGCAACCCCTGGCCCTGGAGCCGCTGACTGAGGAGGAACAG AGAAACTTCTCCCTGTCAGTGAACAGTGTGGCTGTGCTGAGGCTGATGGGGAAAGGGGCTGGCCCCCCCCTGACTGGCACCTCCCGAGGCAGGGGCAGCACGCGGAGCCGAG GCCGTGGCCGCGGTGACAGCTGCTTTTACCAAAGAAGCATCGAAGAAGGCGATGGGGCCTTTGGACGAAGCCCCCGGGAGATCCAGCGCAGCcagagctgggatgacag AGGCGAGAGGCGGTTTGAGAAGTCAGCAAGGCGGGATGGAG CACGATGTGGGTTTGAGGAGGGAGGGGCTGGCCCAAGGAAGGAGCATGCCCGCTCAGACAGCGAGAACTGGCGCTCCTTacgggaggagcaggaggaggaggaggagggcagctGGAGGCTTGGGGCAGGGCCCCGGCGAGATGGCGACCGCTGGCGCTCCGCCAGCCCTG ATGGCGGTCCCCGCTCTGCTGGCTGGCGGGAACATGGGGAACGGAGGCGCAAGTTTGAATTTGATTTGCGAGGGGATCGAGGCGGGTGTGGTGAAgaggaggggcggggagggggaggcagCTCTCACCTGCGGCGGTGCCGAGTGCCTGACGGCTTTGAGGAGGACAAGGATGGGCTCCCAGAGTGGTGCCTGGACGATGAGGATGAAGAAATGGGCACCTTTGATGCCTCTGGGGCCTTCTTGCCTCTCAAG AAGGGCCCCAAGGAGCCCATTCCTGAGGAGCAGGAGCTGGACTTCcaagggctggaggaggaggaggagccttCCGAAGGGCTAGAGGAAGAAGGGCCTGAGGCGG GTGGGAAGGAGCTAACCCCACTGCCTCCGCAGGAAGAGAAGTCCAGCTCCCCGTCCCCACTACCCACCCTGGGCCCACTCTGGGGGACAAACGGGGATGGGGACGAAGCTGCAGAGAAAGAGCCCCCAGTGGCTGAAG ATGATATTCGGGGGATCCAGCTGAGTCCCGGGGTGGGCTCCCCTGCTGGCCCACCCGGAGATCTGGAGGATGATGAAGGCTTAAAGCACCTGCAGCAG GAGGCGGAGAAGCTGGTGGCCTCCCTGCAGGACAGCTCCTTAGAGGAGGAGCAGTTCACGGCTGCCATGCAGACCCAGGGCCTGCGCCACTCTGCAGccgccactgccctcccactcagCCATGGAGCTGCCCGGAAGTGGTTCTACAAGGATCCGCAGGGCGAGATCCAAG GCCCCTTCACGACACAGGAGATGGCAGAGTGGTTCCAGGCTGGCTACTTCTCCATGTCGCTGCTGGTGAAGCGGGGCTGTGATGAGGGCTTCCAGCCGCTAGGCGAGGTGATCAAGATGTGGGGCCGTGTGCCCTTTGCCCCAGGTCCCTCACCACCCCCACTGCTG GGAAACATGGACCAGGAGCGGCTGAAGAAACAGCAGGAGCTGGCCGCAGCTGCCTTGTACCAGCAGCTGCAGCACCAGCAGTTTCTTCAGCTGGTCAGCAG CCGCCAGCTCCCACAATGCGCGCTTCGAGAAAAGGCAGCTCTGGGGGACCTGACGCCACCGCCgccgcagcagcagcagcagcagcagctcacGGCATTCCTGCAGCAGCTCCAGGCGCTCAAACCCCCCAG AGGCGGGGACCAGAACCTGCTCCCGACGATGAGCCGGTCCTTGTCGGTGCCGGATTCGGGCCGCCTCTGGGACGTACATACCTCAGCCTCATCACAGTCAG GTGGTGAGGCCAGTCTTTGGGACATACCAATTAACTCTTCGACTCAGGGTCCAATTCTAGAACAACTCCAGCTACAACATAAA TTCCAGGAGCGCAGAGAAGTGGAGCTCAGGGCGAAGCGGGAAGAAGAGGAACGCAAGCGCCGGGAGGAGAAGCGCcgccagcagcagcaggaggagcagAAGCGGCGGCAAGAGGAGGAAGAGCTGTTTCGGCGCAAGCAG GTGCGGCAGCAGGAGCTGTTGCTGAAGTTgctacagcagcagcagcaggcagtCCCCGTGCCCCCCGCGCCCAGCTCCCCGCCCCCACTCTGGGCTGGCCTGGCCAAGCAGGGGCTGTCCATGAAGACACTCCTGGAGTTGCAGCTGGAGGGCGAGCGGCAGCTGCACAAACAGCCCCCACCTCGGGAGCCAGCTCGGGCCCAGGCCCCCAACCACCGAGTG CAGCTTGGGGGCCTGGGCACTGCCCCCCTGAACCAGTGGGTGTCTGAGGCTGGGCCGCTATGGAGCGGGCCAGACAAGAGTGGGGGCGGCAGCAGCGGCCTGGGGCTCTGGGAGGACACCACCAAGAGCGGCGGGAGCCTGGTCCGCAGCCTCGGCCTGAAGAACAGCCGGAGCAGCCCATCTCTCAG TGACTCGTACAGCCACCTATCGGGTCGGCCCATTCgcaaaaagacagaggaagaagagaagctgCTGAAGCTGCTGCAGGGCATCCCCAGGCCCCAGGATGGCTTCACCCAGTGGTGTGAGCAGATGCTGCACACACTGAGCGCCACAGGCAGCCTGGACG TGCCCATGGCTGTAGCGATCCTCAAGGAGGTGGAATCCCCCTATGATGTCCACGATTATATCCGTTCCTGCCTGGGGGACACGCTGGAAGCCAAAGAATTTGCCAAACAATTCCTGGAGCGGAGGGCCAAGCAGAAAGCCAGCCaacagcggcagcagcagcag GAGGCGTGGCTGAGCAGCGCCTCCCTGCAGACGGCCTTCCAGGCCAACCACAGCACCAAACTCGGCCCCGGGGAGGGCAGCAAGGCCAAGAGGCGGGCACTGATGCTGCACTCAGACCCCAGCATCCTGG GGTACTCCCTGCACGGATCTTCTGGTGAGATCGAGAGCGTGGATGACTACTGA
- the GIGYF1 gene encoding GRB10-interacting GYF protein 1 isoform X1 yields MAAETLNFGPEWLRALSGGGSVASPPPSPAMPKYKLADYRYGREEMLALYVKENKVPEELQDKEFAAVLQDEPLQPLALEPLTEEEQRNFSLSVNSVAVLRLMGKGAGPPLTGTSRGRGSTRSRGRGRGDSCFYQRSIEEGDGAFGRSPREIQRSQSWDDRGERRFEKSARRDGARCGFEEGGAGPRKEHARSDSENWRSLREEQEEEEEGSWRLGAGPRRDGDRWRSASPDGGPRSAGWREHGERRRKFEFDLRGDRGGCGEEEGRGGGGSSHLRRCRVPDGFEEDKDGLPEWCLDDEDEEMGTFDASGAFLPLKVSARRQGWEPALLGSSSSPPTQLFSAPHPHPMQKGPKEPIPEEQELDFQGLEEEEEPSEGLEEEGPEAGGKELTPLPPQEEKSSSPSPLPTLGPLWGTNGDGDEAAEKEPPVAEDDIRGIQLSPGVGSPAGPPGDLEDDEGLKHLQQEAEKLVASLQDSSLEEEQFTAAMQTQGLRHSAAATALPLSHGAARKWFYKDPQGEIQGPFTTQEMAEWFQAGYFSMSLLVKRGCDEGFQPLGEVIKMWGRVPFAPGPSPPPLLGNMDQERLKKQQELAAAALYQQLQHQQFLQLVSSRQLPQCALREKAALGDLTPPPPQQQQQQQLTAFLQQLQALKPPRGGDQNLLPTMSRSLSVPDSGRLWDVHTSASSQSGGEASLWDIPINSSTQGPILEQLQLQHKFQERREVELRAKREEEERKRREEKRRQQQQEEQKRRQEEEELFRRKQVRQQELLLKLLQQQQQAVPVPPAPSSPPPLWAGLAKQGLSMKTLLELQLEGERQLHKQPPPREPARAQAPNHRVQLGGLGTAPLNQWVSEAGPLWSGPDKSGGGSSGLGLWEDTTKSGGSLVRSLGLKNSRSSPSLSDSYSHLSGRPIRKKTEEEEKLLKLLQGIPRPQDGFTQWCEQMLHTLSATGSLDVPMAVAILKEVESPYDVHDYIRSCLGDTLEAKEFAKQFLERRAKQKASQQRQQQQEAWLSSASLQTAFQANHSTKLGPGEGSKAKRRALMLHSDPSILGYSLHGSSGEIESVDDY; encoded by the exons CCCTGCCATGCCCAAATACAAGTTGGCTGATTACCGCTATGGACGAGAGGAGATGCTGGCCCTCTACGTCAAGGAGAACAAG GTCCCAGAAGAGCTGCAGGACAAGGAGTTTGCCGCGGTGCTGCAGGACGAGCCACTGCAACCCCTGGCCCTGGAGCCGCTGACTGAGGAGGAACAG AGAAACTTCTCCCTGTCAGTGAACAGTGTGGCTGTGCTGAGGCTGATGGGGAAAGGGGCTGGCCCCCCCCTGACTGGCACCTCCCGAGGCAGGGGCAGCACGCGGAGCCGAG GCCGTGGCCGCGGTGACAGCTGCTTTTACCAAAGAAGCATCGAAGAAGGCGATGGGGCCTTTGGACGAAGCCCCCGGGAGATCCAGCGCAGCcagagctgggatgacag AGGCGAGAGGCGGTTTGAGAAGTCAGCAAGGCGGGATGGAG CACGATGTGGGTTTGAGGAGGGAGGGGCTGGCCCAAGGAAGGAGCATGCCCGCTCAGACAGCGAGAACTGGCGCTCCTTacgggaggagcaggaggaggaggaggagggcagctGGAGGCTTGGGGCAGGGCCCCGGCGAGATGGCGACCGCTGGCGCTCCGCCAGCCCTG ATGGCGGTCCCCGCTCTGCTGGCTGGCGGGAACATGGGGAACGGAGGCGCAAGTTTGAATTTGATTTGCGAGGGGATCGAGGCGGGTGTGGTGAAgaggaggggcggggagggggaggcagCTCTCACCTGCGGCGGTGCCGAGTGCCTGACGGCTTTGAGGAGGACAAGGATGGGCTCCCAGAGTGGTGCCTGGACGATGAGGATGAAGAAATGGGCACCTTTGATGCCTCTGGGGCCTTCTTGCCTCTCAAGGTATCTGCGAGGAGGCAAGGGTGGGAACCTGCCCTGCTGGGgtcctcttcctccccacccacccagctgttctctgccccccacccccaccccatgcaGAAGGGCCCCAAGGAGCCCATTCCTGAGGAGCAGGAGCTGGACTTCcaagggctggaggaggaggaggagccttCCGAAGGGCTAGAGGAAGAAGGGCCTGAGGCGG GTGGGAAGGAGCTAACCCCACTGCCTCCGCAGGAAGAGAAGTCCAGCTCCCCGTCCCCACTACCCACCCTGGGCCCACTCTGGGGGACAAACGGGGATGGGGACGAAGCTGCAGAGAAAGAGCCCCCAGTGGCTGAAG ATGATATTCGGGGGATCCAGCTGAGTCCCGGGGTGGGCTCCCCTGCTGGCCCACCCGGAGATCTGGAGGATGATGAAGGCTTAAAGCACCTGCAGCAG GAGGCGGAGAAGCTGGTGGCCTCCCTGCAGGACAGCTCCTTAGAGGAGGAGCAGTTCACGGCTGCCATGCAGACCCAGGGCCTGCGCCACTCTGCAGccgccactgccctcccactcagCCATGGAGCTGCCCGGAAGTGGTTCTACAAGGATCCGCAGGGCGAGATCCAAG GCCCCTTCACGACACAGGAGATGGCAGAGTGGTTCCAGGCTGGCTACTTCTCCATGTCGCTGCTGGTGAAGCGGGGCTGTGATGAGGGCTTCCAGCCGCTAGGCGAGGTGATCAAGATGTGGGGCCGTGTGCCCTTTGCCCCAGGTCCCTCACCACCCCCACTGCTG GGAAACATGGACCAGGAGCGGCTGAAGAAACAGCAGGAGCTGGCCGCAGCTGCCTTGTACCAGCAGCTGCAGCACCAGCAGTTTCTTCAGCTGGTCAGCAG CCGCCAGCTCCCACAATGCGCGCTTCGAGAAAAGGCAGCTCTGGGGGACCTGACGCCACCGCCgccgcagcagcagcagcagcagcagctcacGGCATTCCTGCAGCAGCTCCAGGCGCTCAAACCCCCCAG AGGCGGGGACCAGAACCTGCTCCCGACGATGAGCCGGTCCTTGTCGGTGCCGGATTCGGGCCGCCTCTGGGACGTACATACCTCAGCCTCATCACAGTCAG GTGGTGAGGCCAGTCTTTGGGACATACCAATTAACTCTTCGACTCAGGGTCCAATTCTAGAACAACTCCAGCTACAACATAAA TTCCAGGAGCGCAGAGAAGTGGAGCTCAGGGCGAAGCGGGAAGAAGAGGAACGCAAGCGCCGGGAGGAGAAGCGCcgccagcagcagcaggaggagcagAAGCGGCGGCAAGAGGAGGAAGAGCTGTTTCGGCGCAAGCAG GTGCGGCAGCAGGAGCTGTTGCTGAAGTTgctacagcagcagcagcaggcagtCCCCGTGCCCCCCGCGCCCAGCTCCCCGCCCCCACTCTGGGCTGGCCTGGCCAAGCAGGGGCTGTCCATGAAGACACTCCTGGAGTTGCAGCTGGAGGGCGAGCGGCAGCTGCACAAACAGCCCCCACCTCGGGAGCCAGCTCGGGCCCAGGCCCCCAACCACCGAGTG CAGCTTGGGGGCCTGGGCACTGCCCCCCTGAACCAGTGGGTGTCTGAGGCTGGGCCGCTATGGAGCGGGCCAGACAAGAGTGGGGGCGGCAGCAGCGGCCTGGGGCTCTGGGAGGACACCACCAAGAGCGGCGGGAGCCTGGTCCGCAGCCTCGGCCTGAAGAACAGCCGGAGCAGCCCATCTCTCAG TGACTCGTACAGCCACCTATCGGGTCGGCCCATTCgcaaaaagacagaggaagaagagaagctgCTGAAGCTGCTGCAGGGCATCCCCAGGCCCCAGGATGGCTTCACCCAGTGGTGTGAGCAGATGCTGCACACACTGAGCGCCACAGGCAGCCTGGACG TGCCCATGGCTGTAGCGATCCTCAAGGAGGTGGAATCCCCCTATGATGTCCACGATTATATCCGTTCCTGCCTGGGGGACACGCTGGAAGCCAAAGAATTTGCCAAACAATTCCTGGAGCGGAGGGCCAAGCAGAAAGCCAGCCaacagcggcagcagcagcag GAGGCGTGGCTGAGCAGCGCCTCCCTGCAGACGGCCTTCCAGGCCAACCACAGCACCAAACTCGGCCCCGGGGAGGGCAGCAAGGCCAAGAGGCGGGCACTGATGCTGCACTCAGACCCCAGCATCCTGG GGTACTCCCTGCACGGATCTTCTGGTGAGATCGAGAGCGTGGATGACTACTGA
- the GIGYF1 gene encoding GRB10-interacting GYF protein 1 isoform X2, translating to MAAETLNFGPEWLRALSGGGSVASPPPSPAMPKYKLADYRYGREEMLALYVKENKVPEELQDKEFAAVLQDEPLQPLALEPLTEEEQRNFSLSVNSVAVLRLMGKGAGPPLTGTSRGRGSTRSRGRGRGDSCFYQRSIEEGDGAFGRSPREIQRSQSWDDRGERRFEKSARRDGARCGFEEGGAGPRKEHARSDSENWRSLREEQEEEEEGSWRLGAGPRRDGDRWRSASPDGGPRSAGWREHGERRRKFEFDLRGDRGGCGEEEGRGGGGSSHLRRCRVPDGFEEDKDGLPEWCLDDEDEEMGTFDASGAFLPLKVSARRQGWEPALLGSSSSPPTQLFSAPHPHPMQKGPKEPIPEEQELDFQGLEEEEEPSEGLEEEGPEAGGKELTPLPPQEEKSSSPSPLPTLGPLWGTNGDGDEAAEKEPPVAEDDIRGIQLSPGVGSPAGPPGDLEDDEGLKHLQQEAEKLVASLQDSSLEEEQFTAAMQTQGLRHSAAATALPLSHGAARKWFYKDPQGEIQGPFTTQEMAEWFQAGYFSMSLLVKRGCDEGFQPLGEVIKMWGRVPFAPGPSPPPLLGNMDQERLKKQQELAAAALYQQLQHQQFLQLVSSRQLPQCALREKAALGDLTPPPPQQQQQQQLTAFLQQLQALKPPRGGDQNLLPTMSRSLSVPDSGRLWDVHTSASSQSGGEASLWDIPINSSTQGPILEQLQLQHKFQERREVELRAKREEEERKRREEKRRQQQQEEQKRRQEEEELFRRKQVRQQELLLKLLQQQQQAVPVPPAPSSPPPLWAGLAKQGLSMKTLLELQLEGERQLHKQPPPREPARAQAPNHRVLGGLGTAPLNQWVSEAGPLWSGPDKSGGGSSGLGLWEDTTKSGGSLVRSLGLKNSRSSPSLSDSYSHLSGRPIRKKTEEEEKLLKLLQGIPRPQDGFTQWCEQMLHTLSATGSLDVPMAVAILKEVESPYDVHDYIRSCLGDTLEAKEFAKQFLERRAKQKASQQRQQQQEAWLSSASLQTAFQANHSTKLGPGEGSKAKRRALMLHSDPSILGYSLHGSSGEIESVDDY from the exons CCCTGCCATGCCCAAATACAAGTTGGCTGATTACCGCTATGGACGAGAGGAGATGCTGGCCCTCTACGTCAAGGAGAACAAG GTCCCAGAAGAGCTGCAGGACAAGGAGTTTGCCGCGGTGCTGCAGGACGAGCCACTGCAACCCCTGGCCCTGGAGCCGCTGACTGAGGAGGAACAG AGAAACTTCTCCCTGTCAGTGAACAGTGTGGCTGTGCTGAGGCTGATGGGGAAAGGGGCTGGCCCCCCCCTGACTGGCACCTCCCGAGGCAGGGGCAGCACGCGGAGCCGAG GCCGTGGCCGCGGTGACAGCTGCTTTTACCAAAGAAGCATCGAAGAAGGCGATGGGGCCTTTGGACGAAGCCCCCGGGAGATCCAGCGCAGCcagagctgggatgacag AGGCGAGAGGCGGTTTGAGAAGTCAGCAAGGCGGGATGGAG CACGATGTGGGTTTGAGGAGGGAGGGGCTGGCCCAAGGAAGGAGCATGCCCGCTCAGACAGCGAGAACTGGCGCTCCTTacgggaggagcaggaggaggaggaggagggcagctGGAGGCTTGGGGCAGGGCCCCGGCGAGATGGCGACCGCTGGCGCTCCGCCAGCCCTG ATGGCGGTCCCCGCTCTGCTGGCTGGCGGGAACATGGGGAACGGAGGCGCAAGTTTGAATTTGATTTGCGAGGGGATCGAGGCGGGTGTGGTGAAgaggaggggcggggagggggaggcagCTCTCACCTGCGGCGGTGCCGAGTGCCTGACGGCTTTGAGGAGGACAAGGATGGGCTCCCAGAGTGGTGCCTGGACGATGAGGATGAAGAAATGGGCACCTTTGATGCCTCTGGGGCCTTCTTGCCTCTCAAGGTATCTGCGAGGAGGCAAGGGTGGGAACCTGCCCTGCTGGGgtcctcttcctccccacccacccagctgttctctgccccccacccccaccccatgcaGAAGGGCCCCAAGGAGCCCATTCCTGAGGAGCAGGAGCTGGACTTCcaagggctggaggaggaggaggagccttCCGAAGGGCTAGAGGAAGAAGGGCCTGAGGCGG GTGGGAAGGAGCTAACCCCACTGCCTCCGCAGGAAGAGAAGTCCAGCTCCCCGTCCCCACTACCCACCCTGGGCCCACTCTGGGGGACAAACGGGGATGGGGACGAAGCTGCAGAGAAAGAGCCCCCAGTGGCTGAAG ATGATATTCGGGGGATCCAGCTGAGTCCCGGGGTGGGCTCCCCTGCTGGCCCACCCGGAGATCTGGAGGATGATGAAGGCTTAAAGCACCTGCAGCAG GAGGCGGAGAAGCTGGTGGCCTCCCTGCAGGACAGCTCCTTAGAGGAGGAGCAGTTCACGGCTGCCATGCAGACCCAGGGCCTGCGCCACTCTGCAGccgccactgccctcccactcagCCATGGAGCTGCCCGGAAGTGGTTCTACAAGGATCCGCAGGGCGAGATCCAAG GCCCCTTCACGACACAGGAGATGGCAGAGTGGTTCCAGGCTGGCTACTTCTCCATGTCGCTGCTGGTGAAGCGGGGCTGTGATGAGGGCTTCCAGCCGCTAGGCGAGGTGATCAAGATGTGGGGCCGTGTGCCCTTTGCCCCAGGTCCCTCACCACCCCCACTGCTG GGAAACATGGACCAGGAGCGGCTGAAGAAACAGCAGGAGCTGGCCGCAGCTGCCTTGTACCAGCAGCTGCAGCACCAGCAGTTTCTTCAGCTGGTCAGCAG CCGCCAGCTCCCACAATGCGCGCTTCGAGAAAAGGCAGCTCTGGGGGACCTGACGCCACCGCCgccgcagcagcagcagcagcagcagctcacGGCATTCCTGCAGCAGCTCCAGGCGCTCAAACCCCCCAG AGGCGGGGACCAGAACCTGCTCCCGACGATGAGCCGGTCCTTGTCGGTGCCGGATTCGGGCCGCCTCTGGGACGTACATACCTCAGCCTCATCACAGTCAG GTGGTGAGGCCAGTCTTTGGGACATACCAATTAACTCTTCGACTCAGGGTCCAATTCTAGAACAACTCCAGCTACAACATAAA TTCCAGGAGCGCAGAGAAGTGGAGCTCAGGGCGAAGCGGGAAGAAGAGGAACGCAAGCGCCGGGAGGAGAAGCGCcgccagcagcagcaggaggagcagAAGCGGCGGCAAGAGGAGGAAGAGCTGTTTCGGCGCAAGCAG GTGCGGCAGCAGGAGCTGTTGCTGAAGTTgctacagcagcagcagcaggcagtCCCCGTGCCCCCCGCGCCCAGCTCCCCGCCCCCACTCTGGGCTGGCCTGGCCAAGCAGGGGCTGTCCATGAAGACACTCCTGGAGTTGCAGCTGGAGGGCGAGCGGCAGCTGCACAAACAGCCCCCACCTCGGGAGCCAGCTCGGGCCCAGGCCCCCAACCACCGAGTG CTTGGGGGCCTGGGCACTGCCCCCCTGAACCAGTGGGTGTCTGAGGCTGGGCCGCTATGGAGCGGGCCAGACAAGAGTGGGGGCGGCAGCAGCGGCCTGGGGCTCTGGGAGGACACCACCAAGAGCGGCGGGAGCCTGGTCCGCAGCCTCGGCCTGAAGAACAGCCGGAGCAGCCCATCTCTCAG TGACTCGTACAGCCACCTATCGGGTCGGCCCATTCgcaaaaagacagaggaagaagagaagctgCTGAAGCTGCTGCAGGGCATCCCCAGGCCCCAGGATGGCTTCACCCAGTGGTGTGAGCAGATGCTGCACACACTGAGCGCCACAGGCAGCCTGGACG TGCCCATGGCTGTAGCGATCCTCAAGGAGGTGGAATCCCCCTATGATGTCCACGATTATATCCGTTCCTGCCTGGGGGACACGCTGGAAGCCAAAGAATTTGCCAAACAATTCCTGGAGCGGAGGGCCAAGCAGAAAGCCAGCCaacagcggcagcagcagcag GAGGCGTGGCTGAGCAGCGCCTCCCTGCAGACGGCCTTCCAGGCCAACCACAGCACCAAACTCGGCCCCGGGGAGGGCAGCAAGGCCAAGAGGCGGGCACTGATGCTGCACTCAGACCCCAGCATCCTGG GGTACTCCCTGCACGGATCTTCTGGTGAGATCGAGAGCGTGGATGACTACTGA